One segment of Pleomorphomonas sp. PLEO DNA contains the following:
- a CDS encoding pyridoxamine 5'-phosphate oxidase family protein, with product MDERDCITTVEELKGLYGEVGRGAIAKQTDHIHAVYRPFIEAAPFAILSTVGPNGVESSPRGDPAGFVHVEDEKTLILPDRRGNNRIDSLRNIIADPRVALLFIIPGIGETIRVNGTAEISIRPDYLKRFAMGNRPPVSVLRVSVHTVFFQCSRAVVRAELWNEKSRVDRSTLPSAGDILRELSHNEIDGKAYDKALPQRVIDTLY from the coding sequence ATGGACGAAAGAGATTGCATAACGACGGTTGAGGAGTTGAAGGGGCTTTACGGCGAAGTGGGGCGCGGAGCGATTGCCAAGCAGACCGATCACATACATGCCGTCTACCGACCCTTTATCGAGGCCGCGCCCTTTGCGATCCTTTCCACCGTTGGCCCGAATGGCGTCGAGTCAAGTCCTCGCGGTGACCCGGCCGGCTTCGTACATGTCGAGGACGAAAAGACGCTCATTCTGCCTGACCGGCGCGGTAACAACAGAATAGACAGTCTTCGCAATATCATCGCCGACCCCAGAGTGGCCTTGCTGTTCATTATCCCCGGCATAGGGGAGACCATACGCGTCAATGGAACGGCGGAAATATCCATCCGCCCGGACTATCTCAAACGGTTTGCAATGGGAAACAGGCCTCCGGTATCGGTCCTTCGCGTTTCAGTGCACACGGTTTTCTTTCAGTGCAGCAGGGCCGTTGTCAGGGCAGAGTTGTGGAACGAAAAGAGCAGGGTCGATCGATCGACCTTGCCGAGCGCCGGGGACATCCTCAGGGAACTATCCCACAATGAAATCGACGGCAAAGCCTACGACAAGGCTCTGCCGCAACGGGTCATCGATACCCTGTATTAG
- a CDS encoding GNAT family N-acetyltransferase produces the protein MTGDYTVSVEIPSVDDYCRLRRVSGLTPRSEAAARVGLPNTVVAVLARCGDHVVGMGRAIGDGLCYQVVDIAVDPDHQGRGLGKAIVSRLMDELKQLAPAEAYVSLIADGDAKHLYTQYGFEPTAPASIGMAQWIGMEP, from the coding sequence ATGACGGGTGACTACACTGTGAGCGTCGAGATACCCAGCGTCGACGATTATTGCCGCCTTCGCCGCGTCTCGGGCCTCACGCCACGCAGCGAGGCTGCCGCGAGGGTGGGCCTGCCGAACACCGTGGTTGCCGTGCTGGCGAGATGCGGTGACCATGTCGTCGGCATGGGGCGCGCCATCGGCGACGGGCTTTGCTATCAGGTCGTCGATATCGCCGTGGACCCTGATCATCAGGGGCGCGGCCTCGGCAAGGCGATCGTTTCCCGCCTGATGGACGAGCTCAAGCAGCTCGCGCCGGCGGAAGCCTACGTCAGCCTGATCGCCGATGGCGACGCCAAGCATCTCTATACCCAATACGGCTTCGAACCCACCGCGCCCGCATCCATCGGCATGGCCCAGTGGATCGGGATGGAGCCTTGA
- a CDS encoding ABC transporter permease — protein sequence MHRALILVRRRAFSAIPVLLIVVVATFLLLEAAPGDAVDAYLLSAGGGDAALAAGLRAQYGLDQSLVSRLLLYVAALGRLDLGWSVAFERPVKDLIFERLPTTLLLMGSATALSFGLGSLLGVVAGSRPGSFRDRALSIGALTLYAIPGFWLGLVLVLIFSVSLRWLPIAGIETIASGKHGLARGLDIARHLALPVAALGFIYLALFLRVMRTAMAEIWRQDFILAARAKGLTRRRIIWRHVARAALLPLITVLGLQSAGMLGGSVVIESVFAIPGFGRLAQEAVAGRDAPLLIGIILTSAVLVILVNLVVDLLYAVLDPRIGASETSA from the coding sequence TTGCATCGCGCCCTGATCCTCGTCAGGCGGCGGGCGTTCAGCGCCATTCCTGTGCTGCTGATCGTCGTGGTCGCCACTTTCTTGCTGCTGGAGGCCGCGCCGGGCGACGCCGTCGACGCCTATCTGCTCTCGGCAGGCGGTGGCGACGCGGCGCTGGCCGCCGGATTGCGCGCCCAGTATGGGCTCGATCAATCGCTTGTCTCCCGCCTGTTGCTCTATGTCGCCGCGCTCGGCCGGCTCGACCTCGGCTGGTCGGTGGCCTTCGAGCGGCCGGTCAAGGATCTCATTTTCGAGCGTCTGCCGACCACGCTGCTGCTGATGGGGTCGGCCACCGCCTTGTCCTTCGGCCTCGGCTCGCTCTTGGGCGTCGTTGCCGGCAGCCGGCCGGGCTCCTTCCGCGACCGTGCCTTGTCGATCGGCGCGCTGACGCTCTACGCCATCCCCGGTTTCTGGCTGGGGCTCGTGCTGGTGCTGATCTTTTCGGTTTCGCTCAGATGGCTGCCGATCGCCGGCATCGAGACCATCGCCTCCGGCAAGCACGGCCTTGCCCGTGGCCTCGACATCGCCCGCCATCTGGCGCTGCCGGTCGCCGCCCTCGGCTTCATCTATCTTGCCTTGTTTCTCCGGGTGATGCGCACCGCCATGGCTGAGATCTGGCGGCAGGACTTCATACTGGCGGCGCGTGCCAAGGGGCTCACCCGTCGCCGCATCATCTGGCGGCACGTCGCGCGGGCGGCGCTGTTGCCGCTGATCACCGTGCTTGGATTGCAATCGGCCGGCATGCTGGGCGGCTCGGTGGTCATCGAGAGCGTCTTCGCCATTCCCGGCTTCGGACGGCTGGCCCAGGAGGCGGTGGCCGGCCGCGATGCGCCGCTGTTGATCGGCATCATCCTGACGTCGGCGGTGCTGGTGATCCTCGTCAATCTTGTTGTCGATCTGCTCTACGCCGTCCTTGATCCGCGCATTGGCGCTTCGGAGACCTCGGCATGA